The Cydia amplana chromosome 19, ilCydAmpl1.1, whole genome shotgun sequence genome includes a window with the following:
- the LOC134656728 gene encoding putative fatty acyl-CoA reductase CG5065 — MAPSVAGYYANKTIFITGATGFLGKVLVEKLLRCCPELETMYLVMRAKKGQSCEQRLEGFLKCSVFNRIHEENPQCLKKLHLVPGDILADGLGISDDLRETLRQECQVVFHCAACVRFDMPIKDATALNVRGTQRVLHLAEGMTQLEVFVHVSTAYCRSELPELEERVYTTPHTPQDVMRCVEWMDDELLAHLQPKLIHPQPNTYAYTKALSESLVAQYEGKFPIVIARPSIVAAALAEPLPGWVVSLSGPTGLLVGAGKGAVRTIFTKEALTCDIIPVDFVVNGCILAAFSTGIHKPKEIQVVNLTVSRRNPVTVGALIDMGRVHVQEFPFSQCLWYPGGSQKTSRLHHQIALLLTHLLPAYLLDLMLLLLGQKPFMVRLQRRISAGLATFQYYWLNEWHFRNDNFLALRAQVSKEDDETFYTDIKMVNWNSYIRDYIFGARTYCCKEDPATLPQARILQKRLYYLDWAAKTIFYSLCAYFLFYYITIILSVIM, encoded by the exons ATGGCGCCTAGCGTAGCTGGTTACTACGCCAACAAGACCATCTTTATCACTGGAGCCACTGGCTTCCTCGGCAAGGTGCTGGTTGAGAAGCTTCTCCGATGCTGTCCCGAGCTGGAGACGATGTACTTGGTGATGAGGGCCAAGAAGGGGCAGAGCTGTGAACAGAGGCTTGAAGGCTTTCTTAAGTGTTCG GTATTTAACCGTATTCACGAAGAGAATCCGCAGTGCTTGAAGAAGCTGCACCTGGTCCCTGGAGACATATTAGCAGACGGTCTGGGAATATCAGACGACCTCCGCGAGACACTGAGGCAGGAGTGCCAGGTCGTCTTCCACTGTGCGGCCTGCGTGAG GTTCGACATGCCTATCAAGGATGCTACCGCCCTCAACGTACGTGGGACCCAGCGTGTCTTACACCTGGCAGAGGGCATGACACAGCTAGAG GTATTCGTCCACGTCTCTACCGCGTACTGCCGTAGCGAGCTGCCTGAACTTGAGGAGCGGGTGTACACGACACCCCACACGCCTCAGGACGTCATGAGATGCGTTGAGTGGATGGACGATGAGCTGCTAGCACATTTGCAGCCCAA ATTGATACACCCTCAACCGAATACCTATGCCTACACTAAAGCTCTGTCAGAGTCATTGGTTGCGCAGTACGAAGGAAAGTTTCCCATCGTCATAGCGAGGCCCTCTATTG TGGCAGCAGCCCTGGCAGAGCCCCTCCCAGGCTGGGTGGTCAGCCTGAGCGGCCCCACCGGCCTGCTGGTGGGCGCCGGCAAGGGCGCCGTACGGACCATCTTCACCAAGGAGGCGCTCACCTGCGACATTATCCCCGTGGACTTTGTGGTCAACGGGTGTATATTGGCCGCGTTTAGCACGGGGATCCATAA GCCAAAAGAGATACAGGTGGTGAATTTGACGGTGTCTAGAAGGAACCCAGTGACCGTGGGAGCATTAATTGATATGG GCCGCGTCCACGTGCAAGAGTTCCCCTTCTCCCAATGCCTGTGGTACCCCGGCGGCTCGCAGAAGACCTCacgtctccatcatcagatcgcGCTGCTGCTCACACACCTGCTGCCAGCGTACTTGCTCGATCTGATGCTGTTGCTACTGGGACAGAAGCCTTT TATGGTGAGGTTGCAGAGGCGCATCAGCGCCGGACTGGCAACATTTCAATACTACTGGCTGAACGAGTGGCACTTCCGTAATGACAACTTCCTCGCGCTGCGGGCACAAGTCTCCAAAGAGGACGACGAGACTTTCTACACCGATATCAAG ATGGTGAACTGGAACTCTTATATCCGTGACTACATTTTCGGCGCTCGCACGTACTGCTGCAAGGAGGACCCTGCCACTCTGCCACAAGCCAGGATACTGCAAAAAAG ATTGTACTACCTGGATTGGGCCGCCAAGACCATATTCTACTCGCTGTGTGCATATTTCTTATTCTACTACATTACAATAATTTTATCTGTCATCATGTGA